One window from the genome of Actinoplanes teichomyceticus ATCC 31121 encodes:
- a CDS encoding ATP-binding protein, whose amino-acid sequence MPEFGSRLRELRRAAGLTMEQLAEASGVSARAISDMERGHSRAPQARTLAALATGLGLDPGQLGDLEDVARRRRAHSAGRPRLCEPPRAISDFVGRADELDRMRRHALAGLGPAPVAVVHGQPGLGKTALAVRLADQLRDRYPDGRFYLDLRGTDAEPMSAGDALVRLLRALEVGPRRIAETDDERSSQLRAVLRERRCLLVLDNAGSEAQVRPLLPSEGESLAVVTSRRVLGGLAGVERIALAPLAPHESAALLRAIAVQAADPRAAAGVEAVARLCGHLPLALRIAGTRLATRPAWTVEHLVARLADADRRLATLTTGDIGVATAFALSHAQLSKPARELFRRLAHVPGVDFAATLAAVLTGGHPDDTADGLDELVDLGLLQQSGPDRYRFHDLIRLFAEERLRIEEPAGTRAATAKKMSDWLLETAIVAGRWFEPGYGRLPDGWGGPVALGTAEEADTWLQAERANWLGAMRSAARGGQYQLVVDVAEAMHWYSDKYVRADYWYEVYGMSRAAAARLPDRRQEATHLNYFSWAATHCARRPGEGAEIAMDAYRIAAGLGDLKEQSWALRYAGDAWRHGGMPERALDAYRRATELADRAGDHDGYIQLRPGIARALIALGRHEEAIEECAATLRDIETRPVAARPELSARVSAHGIAAESLAESGRWAEALREAERAMPYAVEFGYPGYLGELHLTIGRARMALGLRDAARPALRKAVELLDDLPHQRWRQLARQGLAALGETA is encoded by the coding sequence GTGCCGGAATTCGGAAGCAGGCTGCGCGAGTTGCGACGGGCCGCGGGGCTCACCATGGAACAGCTCGCCGAGGCGTCCGGGGTGAGCGCCCGGGCGATCAGCGACATGGAGCGCGGGCACAGCCGGGCGCCGCAGGCACGTACCCTCGCCGCCCTGGCCACCGGCCTCGGGCTGGACCCGGGGCAGCTCGGCGACCTGGAGGACGTCGCCCGCCGGCGACGCGCCCACAGCGCCGGCCGGCCCCGGCTGTGCGAGCCGCCCCGCGCGATCAGCGACTTCGTCGGGCGCGCCGACGAGCTGGACCGGATGCGCCGGCACGCCCTCGCCGGTCTCGGTCCGGCCCCGGTCGCGGTGGTGCACGGGCAGCCGGGGCTGGGCAAGACGGCCCTGGCCGTACGCCTGGCCGACCAGCTGCGCGACCGCTATCCGGACGGTCGCTTCTACCTCGACCTGCGCGGCACCGACGCGGAACCGATGTCGGCCGGCGACGCCCTGGTCCGGCTGCTGCGCGCCCTGGAGGTCGGTCCGCGCCGCATCGCCGAGACCGACGACGAGCGCTCCAGCCAGCTGCGGGCCGTGCTGCGCGAGCGGCGCTGCCTGCTGGTGCTGGACAACGCCGGCAGCGAGGCCCAGGTCCGCCCGCTGCTGCCCAGCGAGGGCGAGAGCCTCGCCGTGGTGACCAGCCGGCGGGTGCTCGGCGGCCTGGCCGGCGTGGAACGGATCGCGCTGGCCCCGCTCGCCCCGCACGAGTCGGCCGCGCTGCTGCGGGCCATCGCGGTGCAGGCCGCCGACCCGCGGGCGGCCGCCGGAGTGGAGGCGGTCGCCCGGTTGTGCGGGCACCTGCCGCTGGCGCTGCGCATCGCCGGCACCCGGCTGGCCACCCGTCCGGCGTGGACGGTGGAGCACCTGGTGGCCCGGCTCGCCGACGCGGACCGACGGCTGGCCACCCTGACCACCGGCGACATCGGGGTGGCCACCGCGTTCGCGCTGTCCCACGCGCAGCTGAGCAAACCGGCCCGGGAGCTGTTCCGGCGGCTCGCGCACGTGCCCGGGGTGGACTTCGCGGCCACCCTCGCGGCGGTGCTCACCGGCGGTCACCCGGACGACACCGCGGACGGGCTGGACGAGCTGGTCGACCTGGGCCTGCTGCAACAGTCCGGACCGGACCGCTACCGTTTCCACGACCTGATCCGGCTGTTCGCCGAGGAACGGTTGCGGATCGAGGAGCCGGCCGGGACCCGCGCGGCGACCGCCAAGAAGATGTCCGACTGGCTGCTGGAGACGGCGATCGTGGCCGGCCGCTGGTTCGAGCCCGGGTACGGCCGCCTGCCCGACGGCTGGGGCGGGCCGGTCGCGCTGGGCACCGCCGAGGAGGCGGACACCTGGCTGCAGGCGGAGCGGGCGAACTGGCTCGGCGCGATGCGCTCGGCGGCCCGCGGCGGGCAGTACCAGCTGGTCGTCGACGTGGCCGAGGCGATGCACTGGTACTCCGACAAGTACGTGCGCGCCGACTACTGGTACGAGGTGTACGGCATGTCCCGGGCCGCCGCGGCCCGACTGCCGGACCGGCGGCAGGAGGCGACGCACCTCAACTACTTCTCCTGGGCGGCGACGCACTGCGCCCGGCGTCCGGGCGAGGGCGCCGAGATCGCGATGGACGCCTACCGGATCGCGGCCGGGCTCGGCGACCTCAAGGAGCAGTCCTGGGCGCTGCGCTACGCCGGCGACGCCTGGCGGCACGGCGGGATGCCGGAACGGGCGCTCGACGCCTACCGGCGGGCCACCGAGCTGGCCGACCGGGCCGGCGACCACGACGGCTACATCCAGCTGCGGCCCGGCATCGCCCGGGCGCTCATCGCGCTGGGCCGGCACGAGGAGGCGATCGAGGAGTGCGCCGCGACGCTGCGCGACATCGAGACCCGTCCGGTGGCGGCCCGACCGGAGCTGAGCGCGCGGGTCAGCGCGCACGGCATCGCGGCCGAGTCACTCGCCGAGAGCGGCCGGTGGGCGGAGGCGCTGCGCGAGGCGGAGCGGGCGATGCCGTACGCGGTCGAGTTCGGCTACCCCGGCTACCTCGGCGAGCTGCACCTGACGATCGGCCGGGCCCGGATGGCGCTCGGCCTGCGTGACGCGGCCCGGCCGGCGCTGCGCAAGGCCGTCGAGCTGCTCGACGATCTGCCGCACCAGCGCTGGCGGCAACTGGCCCGGCAGGGGCTGGCCGCGCTCGGCGAGACCGCATGA
- a CDS encoding alpha/beta fold hydrolase — translation MGYVTTSDGTNIYVKDWGAGRPVVLSHGWPLNSDSWEAQQLFLAQNGYRVIAHDRRGHGRSDQTWHGNEMDTYAADLAAVIETLDLRDVTLVGFSTGGGEIARYIGNHGTARVAQAVLVSAVPPLMLQTDDNPGGLPISVFDGIRAGSLADRSQLYKDFAAGPFFGANRPGAKVSQGMQDSFWLQGMTAGHHNTYECIAAFSATDFRGDLAKFDIPTLVIHGDDDQVVPFEVGGKASAALIKGAELKVYAGGPHGITDTHKEQLSEDLLTFLNSYAA, via the coding sequence ATGGGCTACGTGACCACCTCCGACGGCACGAACATCTACGTCAAGGACTGGGGTGCCGGCCGCCCGGTCGTGCTCAGCCACGGCTGGCCGCTGAACTCCGACAGCTGGGAGGCGCAGCAGCTGTTCCTGGCCCAGAACGGCTATCGGGTGATCGCGCACGACCGTCGCGGCCACGGCCGCTCGGACCAGACCTGGCACGGCAACGAGATGGACACCTACGCCGCCGACCTGGCCGCCGTCATCGAGACCCTCGACCTGCGCGACGTCACCCTGGTCGGCTTCTCCACCGGAGGCGGCGAGATCGCCCGCTACATCGGCAACCACGGCACCGCCCGGGTCGCGCAGGCCGTGCTGGTCTCCGCGGTGCCGCCGCTGATGCTGCAGACCGACGACAACCCGGGCGGCCTGCCGATCTCGGTGTTCGACGGCATCCGCGCCGGCTCGCTCGCCGACCGCTCGCAGCTGTACAAGGACTTCGCGGCGGGCCCGTTCTTCGGCGCGAACCGGCCGGGCGCGAAGGTCTCGCAGGGCATGCAGGACTCGTTCTGGCTGCAGGGCATGACCGCCGGGCACCACAACACCTACGAGTGCATCGCCGCCTTCTCGGCCACCGACTTCCGCGGCGATCTGGCCAAGTTCGACATCCCGACGCTGGTGATCCACGGTGACGACGACCAGGTCGTGCCGTTCGAGGTGGGCGGCAAGGCCTCGGCCGCGCTCATCAAGGGCGCCGAGCTCAAGGTGTACGCCGGTGGCCCGCACGGCATCACCGACACTCACAAGGAGCAGCTGAGCGAGGACCTGCTCACGTTCCTCAACAGCTACGCCGCCTGA
- a CDS encoding tyrosinase family oxidase copper chaperone codes for MSHLSRRAVLRYAAAATAVTGGVVGAQALSAAGSPPAAAASTDPRDFELDYRGKKIKGVHGIGTGRSRQPHQVYINGRKLAVMAIELPATDGTGVSVGFISALNHYQPVLIDEGENRDGLLVLARRAVDALGDGELTDLAGADHDHGR; via the coding sequence ATGTCCCACCTGAGTCGTCGAGCCGTCCTCCGCTACGCGGCCGCCGCCACCGCGGTCACCGGCGGTGTCGTCGGCGCGCAGGCCCTCTCCGCCGCCGGCAGTCCGCCGGCCGCCGCGGCCAGCACGGATCCGCGCGACTTCGAACTCGACTACCGCGGCAAGAAGATCAAGGGAGTGCACGGCATCGGTACGGGGCGCAGCCGCCAGCCGCACCAGGTGTACATCAACGGGCGGAAGCTGGCCGTCATGGCGATCGAGCTGCCCGCCACCGACGGCACGGGCGTCTCGGTCGGCTTCATCAGCGCCCTCAACCACTACCAGCCGGTCCTGATCGACGAGGGCGAGAACCGTGACGGGCTGCTGGTGCTCGCCCGGCGGGCGGTCGACGCGCTCGGCGACGGCGAGCTCACCGATCTGGCCGGCGCGGACCACGACCACGGGCGCTGA
- a CDS encoding tyrosinase family protein yields MGLRKSARDLTSAERAAFVSAVKRLKAQTTGRNYDWFVTTHLNYFAAVNGIRYAHQSPSFLPWHRQYLIEFERALQVYDPTVTVPYWDWTADRSTTGTPFTSDFMGGNGSGGNGPVTTGPFAGATNWRITVSSTTSTSLRRAMGGTTLPSATQVSSVLGIPAYDAAPWNSSATGGMRNRMEGWTTPNLHNTVHVWVGGHMGQQDSPNDPVFWLHHCNVDRLWSQWQVRWGFDAAHYLPAAGTSGVVDLDEALQPWPDVTPASVLDHRSVYTYA; encoded by the coding sequence ATGGGCCTCCGCAAGAGCGCGCGCGACCTGACCAGCGCGGAGAGGGCGGCGTTCGTCTCCGCCGTCAAACGCCTCAAGGCGCAGACCACCGGTCGTAACTACGACTGGTTCGTCACCACCCACCTGAACTATTTCGCCGCCGTCAACGGCATCCGCTACGCCCACCAGTCCCCCTCGTTCCTGCCGTGGCACCGGCAGTACCTCATCGAGTTCGAGCGGGCGCTGCAGGTCTACGACCCCACGGTCACCGTTCCCTACTGGGACTGGACGGCGGACCGCTCGACGACCGGCACGCCGTTCACGTCCGATTTCATGGGCGGCAACGGTTCCGGCGGCAACGGCCCGGTCACCACCGGACCGTTCGCCGGCGCCACCAACTGGCGGATCACCGTCAGCAGCACCACCTCCACGTCGCTACGGCGCGCCATGGGCGGCACCACCCTCCCGAGCGCCACGCAGGTGAGCTCGGTGCTCGGCATCCCGGCGTACGACGCGGCCCCGTGGAACAGCTCGGCGACCGGCGGCATGCGCAACCGGATGGAGGGCTGGACGACGCCGAACCTGCACAACACGGTGCACGTCTGGGTCGGCGGCCACATGGGTCAGCAGGACTCGCCGAACGACCCCGTCTTCTGGCTGCATCACTGCAACGTCGACCGGCTGTGGTCGCAGTGGCAGGTGCGGTGGGGGTTCGATGCCGCGCACTACCTGCCGGCCGCCGGCACCAGTGGTGTGGTGGACCTCGACGAGGCCCTGCAGCCGTGGCCGGACGTGACCCCGGCATCGGTGCTCGACCATCGAAGCGTCTACACGTACGCCTGA
- a CDS encoding tyrosinase family oxidase copper chaperone produces MAHAPVVAHAPAVAHAPAGMVADTYARAGAFAEWYQGRYIRGWGGAQPCAFIDGVSLGLVDHGGNRYSSVVNAYEITTGVRATTRAAVRSLAGAGLQPTEPPAYCRR; encoded by the coding sequence GTGGCCCACGCGCCTGTGGTGGCCCACGCGCCTGCCGTGGCCCACGCGCCGGCCGGGATGGTGGCGGACACCTACGCCCGGGCCGGCGCCTTCGCCGAGTGGTACCAGGGCCGGTACATCCGCGGCTGGGGCGGCGCGCAGCCGTGCGCCTTCATCGACGGCGTGTCCCTGGGGCTCGTCGACCACGGCGGAAACCGCTACAGCAGCGTGGTCAACGCCTACGAGATCACCACCGGCGTCCGCGCGACGACCCGGGCCGCGGTGCGCAGCCTGGCCGGCGCCGGGTTGCAGCCGACCGAGCCGCCGGCGTACTGCCGGCGGTGA
- a CDS encoding inositol monophosphatase family protein, whose protein sequence is METDLELAQRAALTGAAEALRHFAVIADLPQERKQDGSVVTLADRAVEHAIRDVLTDARPDDAILGEEHGETGGGNGRRWIIDPIDGTALFVRGDPRWLVLLALEVHGEVTVGVQVVPAQGLAWWAQRGQGAYRGRVSGGALVGAERIHVAAVPAGAAGSRLGVVPLDWGREVAEPLIAVAAEQHWPVHPPLLVAQGELDVAVQTSGQIWDFAASSVIVPEAGGCYRGLDGQERPGAGAFVFAADPRLLDESLRILRGVPK, encoded by the coding sequence GTGGAGACGGATCTGGAACTGGCCCAGCGGGCCGCACTGACCGGCGCCGCCGAGGCGCTGCGCCACTTCGCGGTGATCGCCGATCTGCCGCAGGAGCGCAAGCAGGACGGCAGCGTGGTGACCCTGGCCGACCGGGCGGTCGAGCACGCGATCCGCGACGTGCTCACCGACGCCCGGCCGGACGACGCGATCCTCGGTGAGGAGCACGGTGAGACCGGCGGCGGCAACGGCCGGCGGTGGATCATCGACCCGATCGACGGGACGGCGCTGTTCGTCCGGGGCGATCCGCGGTGGCTGGTGCTGCTCGCGCTCGAGGTGCACGGCGAGGTCACGGTCGGCGTCCAGGTGGTGCCGGCCCAGGGGCTGGCGTGGTGGGCGCAGCGCGGGCAGGGGGCGTACCGGGGGCGGGTCTCCGGCGGCGCGCTGGTCGGCGCGGAACGGATTCACGTGGCCGCCGTGCCGGCCGGGGCGGCCGGGAGCCGGCTCGGGGTGGTGCCGCTGGACTGGGGGCGGGAGGTCGCCGAACCGCTGATCGCGGTGGCCGCCGAGCAGCACTGGCCGGTGCATCCGCCGTTGCTGGTCGCCCAGGGGGAGCTGGACGTGGCGGTGCAGACCAGCGGGCAGATCTGGGACTTCGCGGCCAGCTCGGTGATCGTCCCGGAGGCCGGGGGCTGCTATCGCGGCCTGGACGGGCAGGAGCGTCCGGGTGCCGGGGCGTTCGTGTTCGCCGCCGATCCGCGGCTGCTCGACGAATCGTTACGCATCCTTCGCGGAGTTCCCAAATAA
- a CDS encoding TetR/AcrR family transcriptional regulator, with amino-acid sequence MGPPVPDRIASGVVFTTPASLPRGRHELSRAQVVAAQRERMLIAATELLAGRGYRGFGVREICARAAVSRAAFYDCFADKDACVYAAYDRFIEVFLERLADDAGTAGDWAGVVGGFVTAYLATLERDRVTARAFQVEMDALGRPARQRRRQAIERLAGFVHDMYERRFAGDAPGAPLSAYIGAIYALRQIASDALDSGDSPDLRSLAPELTAWLSRMIVTDSTGRPPAAPPEEGSPTR; translated from the coding sequence ATGGGACCGCCCGTGCCGGACCGGATCGCCAGCGGCGTCGTCTTCACGACCCCCGCGTCGCTGCCGCGCGGCCGCCACGAGCTCAGCCGCGCCCAGGTGGTCGCCGCGCAGCGGGAGCGGATGCTGATCGCGGCCACCGAGCTGCTCGCCGGTCGGGGTTACCGCGGTTTCGGGGTGCGCGAGATCTGCGCGCGGGCGGCGGTGTCCCGGGCCGCGTTCTACGACTGCTTCGCCGACAAGGACGCCTGCGTCTACGCCGCGTACGACCGGTTCATCGAGGTGTTTCTGGAGCGGCTGGCCGACGATGCCGGGACGGCCGGCGACTGGGCCGGCGTGGTCGGCGGCTTCGTCACGGCGTACCTGGCGACCCTGGAACGCGACCGGGTCACGGCCCGCGCCTTCCAGGTGGAGATGGACGCGCTGGGGCGGCCGGCCCGGCAGCGGCGCCGCCAGGCCATCGAACGGCTCGCCGGTTTCGTCCACGACATGTACGAGCGCCGGTTCGCCGGCGACGCGCCGGGCGCCCCGCTGAGCGCCTACATCGGCGCGATCTACGCCCTGCGCCAGATCGCGTCGGACGCCCTGGACAGCGGCGACTCACCGGACCTGCGGTCGCTGGCGCCGGAACTGACCGCCTGGCTGTCCCGGATGATCGTGACCGACAGCACCGGGCGGCCGCCCGCCGCCCCGCCCGAGGAAGGCAGCCCCACCCGATGA
- a CDS encoding AMP-dependent synthetase/ligase, whose protein sequence is MTQTCTAPPAEEAVLAELREHAPASFGAMFLDRTAAQPREVAYLRPGPDGWQSRTWAQTAQAVTEIAAGLLALGLRPEDRVAIAAGTRVEWIEADFGVMCAGGATTTVYPSSSPEEVAHILTDSGSRFAVAEDPSHLTRLLFAGTPVEQVVLIDGDAPDDPRVRTLAALRALGHDELRERPGLVEDATARVRPEHLATLIYTSGTTGLPKGVRVAHSAWIYQGLAIRAMGILHSDDLAYLWLPLSHAFGKALLSCQLSVGFPFAVDGDVSRIVQRLGEVRPTIMPAVPRIFEKVYAAVSAATGVQRRLLNWAIGVADRRRSGLRYRIADRLVLAKVRARFGGRMRFFISGAAALSPDIARWFDAIGLPIAEGYGLTESCATTVFNRPDRPEYGTVGMPLAGTRVRIADDGEILLRGPGLMAGYHGLDSDAVLAGGWLHTGDIGEITPGGSLRITDRKKDLIKTSNGKYVAPQSIEARFKAICPLAGQFVVHGENRKYITALIDLDPDEARRWAAAHGLDGVTHAEIAGSADLRETLQGYVDQLNTTLNSWETIKRFAVLDHPLSIESGELTSSLKLRRRVIEERYRPVLDDLYT, encoded by the coding sequence ATGACGCAGACCTGCACCGCGCCCCCGGCCGAGGAAGCCGTCCTGGCCGAGCTGCGCGAGCACGCGCCGGCCTCGTTCGGGGCGATGTTCCTGGACCGGACGGCCGCGCAGCCGCGCGAGGTGGCCTACCTGCGCCCCGGACCGGACGGCTGGCAGAGCCGGACCTGGGCGCAGACCGCGCAGGCGGTCACCGAGATCGCCGCCGGTCTGCTGGCCCTCGGTCTGCGGCCGGAGGACCGGGTCGCGATCGCCGCCGGCACCCGGGTGGAGTGGATCGAGGCGGACTTCGGCGTGATGTGCGCCGGCGGCGCCACCACCACGGTCTATCCGTCCTCCTCGCCGGAGGAGGTCGCGCACATCCTGACCGACTCGGGCAGCCGGTTCGCCGTCGCCGAGGACCCGTCGCACCTCACCAGGCTGCTGTTCGCCGGCACGCCGGTGGAGCAGGTGGTGCTGATCGACGGCGACGCCCCGGACGACCCGCGGGTGCGCACCCTCGCCGCGCTGCGCGCGCTCGGCCACGACGAGCTGCGTGAGCGGCCCGGCCTCGTCGAGGACGCCACCGCCCGGGTACGACCCGAGCACCTGGCCACCCTGATCTACACCTCCGGGACCACGGGCCTGCCCAAGGGCGTCCGGGTCGCGCACTCCGCCTGGATCTATCAGGGCCTGGCGATCCGGGCGATGGGCATCCTGCACTCCGACGACCTGGCGTATCTCTGGCTGCCGCTGTCCCACGCATTCGGCAAGGCGCTGCTGAGCTGCCAGCTGTCGGTGGGCTTCCCGTTCGCGGTGGACGGCGACGTCAGCCGGATCGTGCAGCGGCTCGGCGAGGTGCGGCCGACGATCATGCCCGCCGTACCGCGGATCTTCGAGAAGGTCTACGCCGCGGTGAGCGCCGCCACCGGCGTACAGCGAAGGCTGTTGAACTGGGCGATCGGCGTCGCCGACCGGCGCCGGTCGGGCCTGCGCTACCGGATCGCCGACCGCCTGGTCCTGGCGAAGGTCCGGGCCCGGTTCGGCGGCCGGATGCGGTTCTTCATCTCCGGCGCCGCCGCGCTCTCCCCGGACATCGCCCGCTGGTTCGACGCGATCGGCCTGCCGATCGCCGAGGGGTACGGCCTCACCGAGTCGTGCGCCACCACGGTCTTCAACCGGCCGGACCGCCCGGAGTACGGCACCGTGGGCATGCCGTTGGCCGGCACCCGGGTGCGGATCGCCGACGACGGCGAGATCCTGCTGCGCGGCCCGGGCCTGATGGCGGGCTACCACGGCCTGGACTCCGATGCGGTGCTGGCCGGCGGCTGGCTGCACACCGGCGACATCGGCGAGATCACCCCGGGCGGGTCGCTGCGGATCACCGACCGCAAGAAGGACCTGATCAAGACGTCGAACGGCAAGTACGTCGCGCCGCAGTCGATCGAGGCCCGGTTCAAGGCGATCTGCCCGCTCGCCGGCCAGTTCGTGGTGCACGGCGAGAACCGCAAGTACATCACCGCGCTGATCGACCTCGACCCGGACGAGGCGCGCCGGTGGGCCGCCGCGCACGGCCTCGACGGTGTCACGCACGCCGAGATCGCCGGCTCGGCCGACTTGCGCGAGACCCTCCAGGGGTACGTCGACCAGCTCAACACCACGCTCAACAGCTGGGAGACGATCAAGAGGTTCGCCGTTCTGGACCACCCGCTGAGCATCGAGAGCGGCGAGCTCACCTCCTCGCTGAAACTGCGCCGCCGGGTGATCGAGGAGCGCTACCGCCCGGTACTGGACGATCTGTACACGTAA
- a CDS encoding VOC family protein produces the protein MHRSRLYGLFIDTPEGHADGVSHFWAAALGGTVQPVPEEPEFTRIAGAFPGLAIDVQAVHDTARYHVDIETDNVDAETARLLALGAEVITDHGGHKILRAPGGHLLCVVPVQSAEHFFATEARVWA, from the coding sequence ATGCATCGAAGCCGGTTGTACGGATTGTTCATCGACACCCCGGAGGGCCACGCCGACGGGGTCAGCCACTTCTGGGCAGCGGCGCTCGGCGGCACCGTCCAGCCGGTCCCCGAGGAGCCCGAGTTCACCCGGATCGCCGGCGCCTTCCCCGGCCTGGCGATCGACGTGCAGGCGGTGCACGACACCGCCCGCTACCACGTCGACATCGAGACCGACAACGTGGACGCGGAGACCGCCCGGCTGCTGGCCCTGGGCGCTGAGGTGATCACCGACCACGGTGGCCACAAGATCCTGCGAGCGCCGGGCGGCCACCTGCTCTGCGTCGTGCCGGTGCAGAGCGCCGAACACTTCTTCGCCACCGAGGCGCGGGTCTGGGCGTAG
- a CDS encoding STAS domain-containing protein: MRPDQPAFAGTRIAGARQGDRLMIQLHGSLDAMSVAALQTQLYDLTRVYDLLGPARPVRQIHIDVGQVDFCDAAGLRMLVAARTVAGARDATCHLRNPQPHLRWLLRATRAGELFRLD, from the coding sequence ATGAGGCCGGACCAGCCCGCCTTCGCGGGAACCCGGATCGCCGGCGCGCGGCAGGGCGACCGGCTGATGATCCAGTTGCACGGCAGCCTGGACGCCATGTCGGTGGCCGCCCTGCAGACCCAGCTCTACGACCTGACCCGGGTGTACGACCTGCTCGGCCCGGCCCGGCCGGTCCGGCAGATCCACATCGACGTGGGTCAGGTGGACTTCTGCGACGCGGCCGGCCTGCGGATGCTGGTCGCCGCACGCACCGTGGCCGGCGCCCGGGACGCCACCTGCCACCTGCGCAACCCGCAGCCCCACCTGCGCTGGCTGCTGCGCGCGACGCGGGCGGGCGAGCTGTTCCGGCTGGACTAG
- a CDS encoding ATP-binding protein gives MVAGSPHLIGWFGDVRQESVRAVIDPDTAVVEVTVCGPWDRQLSWQARAVLDKCLAEHPTGMVVDLHRLSDPRAVSAPLWLTLCAQGAALQPPIAIAVCLAATAPLARRLRQLGARDWLVTYASADQARTALTHRRPLIDRMHLALPPDPAAASLARSLVSDACRGWELPHLSQRGRLVASELVVNAAEHAGTDLEVIVSPRGEGAATALHLAVYDGDPAMPRVRDPVPGPLGPALLERGLGLRIVAAAASEWGAMPARGGKLVWAILRDRPAAPS, from the coding sequence ATGGTCGCGGGCTCGCCGCATCTGATCGGGTGGTTCGGGGACGTACGGCAGGAGTCCGTGCGTGCCGTCATCGACCCGGACACCGCGGTCGTCGAGGTGACCGTGTGCGGGCCCTGGGACCGGCAGCTGTCCTGGCAGGCCCGTGCCGTGCTGGACAAGTGCCTGGCCGAGCACCCCACCGGCATGGTCGTCGACCTGCACCGGCTGAGCGACCCGCGCGCGGTCAGCGCGCCGCTCTGGCTCACCCTGTGCGCGCAGGGCGCCGCGCTGCAGCCGCCGATCGCGATCGCGGTCTGCCTGGCGGCGACGGCCCCGCTCGCGCGCCGGCTGCGGCAGCTCGGCGCCCGCGACTGGCTGGTGACGTACGCGTCGGCCGACCAGGCCCGGACCGCGCTGACCCACCGGCGCCCGCTGATCGACCGGATGCATCTGGCCCTGCCGCCCGACCCGGCCGCCGCGTCGCTGGCCCGGTCGCTGGTCAGCGACGCCTGCCGGGGATGGGAGCTGCCGCACCTGAGCCAGCGGGGCCGGCTGGTCGCCTCGGAGCTGGTGGTGAACGCCGCCGAGCACGCCGGCACCGACCTCGAGGTGATCGTGTCCCCGCGCGGGGAGGGCGCGGCGACGGCCCTGCACCTGGCGGTGTACGACGGTGACCCGGCGATGCCGCGGGTGCGCGACCCGGTGCCCGGGCCGCTCGGGCCCGCGCTCCTCGAACGCGGGTTGGGTCTGCGCATCGTGGCCGCGGCGGCGTCGGAGTGGGGCGCGATGCCGGCCCGGGGCGGGAAACTGGTGTGGGCGATCCTGCGTGACCGGCCGGCGGCGCCGTCATGA